From Micromonospora carbonacea:
GGGCGCAGCCGTCGGTGACCAGCGCCCGGGCCTGCCGGGCCGCGCCGACGACCGGCGGCAGCGCGGTGGTGGTCGCCGCGGCCATCGGTGCCCGGGTCAGCGCCGCCGTCGCCTCCGCCAGGGTCGCGCAGACCGGCAGCTCCGGGCCGGCCGCTGCCCCCGTCGGGTCGACGACCAGCACCCCCGCGGCCGGCCAGTCGGCGATCTCGCGGCGCACCTCGGCGAACAGCCCCCGGGCGGGGGCGGTCAACCGCAGCCGGGTCAGGTCGACCACCACCGGGCCGGGGCGGTCGCAGAGCCGCACGAGCAGCGCGTCCCGGACGGCGGCGGTGCCGGCGGCGTCGAGCACCCCCGTCAGCCGGAGCACTCCGGACGACTCGTCCGTCTCCACCACGCAGCGCAGGTCGGTCGGCATGATCGTCCCATTGTGCGTCGTGGCGACGGACGGCGCATCCTGCCGGTCGGGCGAGTTCATCAGCGGTCCGCCCGCGACCGCCTGGCCCGGGCCGCCATCGTGCCGACCGCCGTGCCGGCGGCGGCGAGCCCGAAGGCCGTGGTCATCCGGACCAGGTGCCGCCGCCGGCCGTGCCACCCGCCGTCCCGCCGGGCGGTGGCGTCGGCGACGAAGACGTTCCCGGCGCTGTCCGGCCGCCGGGCCGGCCCGAACTGGGTGCGGTGGACGTACCAGCCGAGGACGCGTTCGGCCAGTGCGGGGGCGAGCCGCCACTGCGCGCCGAGCAGCCGGGCGGCCCCGCCGGCGTACGCCTCGCGGCGCGGCCGGCGCAGCAGCCGGACGACGGTCTCGGCCACCAGCTCCGGCGGGTACACCGGCGGGGGCGGCACCAGCTCCCGGCCGGTGTGGTTGGCGGCGTGCCGGAAGAACGGGGTGTCGATGCTCGCCGGCAGCACCGTGCACACGGAGACGTTGCCCCGCCCGGTCAGCCGCAGCTCCTGCCGCACCGTGTCGGCCAACCCCCGGATGCCGTGCTTGGTGGCGTTGTACGCCGACTGGTAGGGCATCGCCACCTCGGCCAGCACGGAGGCGTTGTTGACCAGGACCCCGCCGCCGGCCGCCGCGAGGTACGGCAGAGCGGCCCGCATGCCGTGCACGACGCCGAGCAGGTTCACCTCCAGCACCCGGCGGAACTCCCGCACCGGTATCTCGTCGAACAGTCCGACCGCGCTCACCGCCGCGTTGTTGACCCAGGCGTCGATCCGGCCGAACTCCTCCGCCGTGCGGGCGGCGAGGATCTCCACGGCCACCGGGTCCGTGACGTCCGTGGGCACGGCGAGCGCCTGCCCGCCCAGCTCCCGGCACCGCGCCGCCACCCGCTCCAGGGCGTCCTCGCTGCGGGCCGCCAGCGCCACGGCCGCGCCCCGTCGGGCGAGGGCGTACGCGGTGGCCGCGCCGATGCCGCTGGAGGCGCCGGTGAGCACGACGACGGCGTCGTCGAGGGTGCGGGTCAGAGGCATTCCACGCCCGTACCCCGGTGGGGCCCGCTCATGCCGGCGGCCCGGCCCGGATCGGCGGCCGGCGGCCCGGACCGGCGGGGGACTTGGCAGGTTTCGGCTCCGGGCGGCGCGGTTAATGGGACCCTCTGACCGGGAGGACCCACCAGCTCAACGAACCGCATGGAGGTGACCCATGCGCGTCGGCCTAGTGTGCGCGCACTCCGGCCCGTCGCGGCCCGCCGACGGCCCCGTCGTCGGCACGCGCGAGCACATC
This genomic window contains:
- a CDS encoding SDR family oxidoreductase, whose amino-acid sequence is MPLTRTLDDAVVVLTGASSGIGAATAYALARRGAAVALAARSEDALERVAARCRELGGQALAVPTDVTDPVAVEILAARTAEEFGRIDAWVNNAAVSAVGLFDEIPVREFRRVLEVNLLGVVHGMRAALPYLAAAGGGVLVNNASVLAEVAMPYQSAYNATKHGIRGLADTVRQELRLTGRGNVSVCTVLPASIDTPFFRHAANHTGRELVPPPPVYPPELVAETVVRLLRRPRREAYAGGAARLLGAQWRLAPALAERVLGWYVHRTQFGPARRPDSAGNVFVADATARRDGGWHGRRRHLVRMTTAFGLAAAGTAVGTMAARARRSRADR
- a CDS encoding ATP-binding protein — its product is MNSPDRQDAPSVATTHNGTIMPTDLRCVVETDESSGVLRLTGVLDAAGTAAVRDALLVRLCDRPGPVVVDLTRLRLTAPARGLFAEVRREIADWPAAGVLVVDPTGAAAGPELPVCATLAEATAALTRAPMAAATTTALPPVVGAARQARALVTDGCARWGIGALAEAGCIAVTEMVNNVVAHARTPMTLRLAPGDGTLHLGVRDRSRRQPRYTGVTPPHLAGGRGLLLIDTVARRWGSTLLPDGKLVWAVVHPEGGDTRPDPDVAHPDTGGARPDGGPDRHA